Proteins from a single region of Pangasianodon hypophthalmus isolate fPanHyp1 chromosome 7, fPanHyp1.pri, whole genome shotgun sequence:
- the mmp17b gene encoding matrix metalloproteinase-17b translates to MKVLQWTVLTLSLCGCKWALSVPLAPPLASVTPETPPTVTPTVDESARLVDWLMKYGYLPPPDPSTGQLQAWTAVTHALKAMQRFAGLHDTGTLDEETLRLMQTPRCSLPDDEGSQIPESDSDTELQGQRVKRAISSWDQRNINWRLHTYPTSSALSHDTFRSLVFYALKVWAEPTALEFHEVGGPEGADLLIDFLHGSHGDGYPFDGAGGAVGHAFFPSDPERAGEVHLDAEEEWAFRQPASEGTDAFTVLVHELGHALGLSHSSARGSVMRPYYQGPLGDPLHFSLGSPDREHITALYGKRGDHLQTDSPLEAEAELKHPRRGTHRLTHMHRHTHSQLDSPSLDRCNTSFDAVAKIRGETFFFKGLNMWRVNRGNLVSRRAVSVRKLWAALPTSLPPLRAVLERHEDHAIIFISGSQFWLFKDLSLQDGFPQPLSALNPAGLDGEKHGVHWDPDKGVVWRSGGERGESGQVWTELIEGGVNGIITENNGSLFLFKGSHYWKFAHPGSAPGEGFPRPVASDWLNCPDPSSQHPGDISLTSIVSQQELQDRKEEGALEQIRHWDKTTTRHTENPQDCPCSNSPSRANTSLHFLMISLLLHTLTYQPSVSLFMTHSHPVHL, encoded by the exons ATGAAGGTGCTACAGTGGACAGTGCTTACACTCAGCCTGTGTGGATGCAAGTGGGCGCTCTCTGTCCCACTGGCTCCGCCCCTTGCCTCAGTAACACCTGAAACTCCTCCCACTGTCACGCCCACAGTGGATGAGAGCGCAAGGCTAGTG GATTGGCTTATGAAGTATGGCTACCTGCCTCCTCCTGACCCCTCCACGGGTCAGCTTCAGGCCTGGACCGCAGTCACACACGCTCTGAAGGCTATGCAGAGATTTGCTGGATTACACGACACTGGAACATTGG ACGAGGAGACGCTGAGACTGATGCAGACGCCACGCTGTTCACTTCCTGATGATGAAGGCAGTCAGATCCCTGAGTCAGACTCAGATACTGAGCTTCAAGGCCAGAGGGTGAAGAGAGCCATATCGAGCTGGGATCAGAGAAACATCAACTGGAG ATTGCACACATACCCCACCTCCTCGGCTCTGTCCCATGACACGTTTCGTTCTCTGGTCTTCTACGCTCTGAAAGTGTGGGCAGAACCAACAGCTCTTGAATTTCACGAG GTTGGAGGACCAGAAGGGGCGGATCTCCTGATTGATTTCTTGCATGGTTCACATGGTGATGGATACCCTTTTGATGGGGCGGGTGGGGCTGTTGGCCACGCCTTCTTTCCTTCTGACCCAGAAAGAGCAGGTGAAGTTCATCTGGATGCAGAGGAGGAGTGGGCATTCAGACAGCCAg CTTCTGAAGGCACAGATGCTTTTACGGTGCTGGTGCACGAGCTCGGCCATGCTCTCGGACTCTCCCACTCTTCAGCACGGGGGTCCGTTATGAGGCCGTACTACCAAGGGCCCCTGGGAGACCCGCTCCACTTCAGCCTGGGATCTCCAGACCGAGAGCACATCACTGCTCTCTACG GAAAGAGGGGTGACCatctacagacagacagtccTCTAGAGGCAGAAGCTGAACTGAAACATCCACGCAGaggcacacacagactcacacacatgcaccgacacacacacagtcaactGGACAG TCCTTCTCTGGATCGCTGCAACACCAGTTTCGATGCGGTTGCTAAAATCCGAGGGGAGACGTTTTTCTTCAAAG GTCTGAATATGTGGAGGGTAAACAGAGGAAATCTGGTCTCTCGGAGAGCCGTGTCCGTGCGCAAACTCTGGGCTGCTCTGCCCACATCTCTGCCCCCTCTGAGGGCCGTACTGGAGAGGCATGAGGATCACgccatcatcttcatcagcg GTTCTCAGTTCTGGCTGTTTAAGGACCTGTCTCTGCAGGATGGTTTCCCCCAGCCGCTGTCTGCTCTGAATCCCGCAGGCTTGGATGGAGAGAAACACGGTGTGCACTGGGACCCTGATAAAGGTGTGGTGTGGAGGTCGGGAGGAGAGCGAGGAGAGAGCGGTCAGGTGTGGACGGAGCTCATTGAAGGAGGAGTGAACGGAATTATTACAGAGAACAATG gttctctcttcctcttcaaAGGCTCTCACTATTGGAAATTTGCCCACCCAGGCTCCGCCCCTGGGGAGGGATTTCCCCGACCTGTGGCCTCAGATTGGTTGAACTGCCCCGACCCCTCCTCTCAGCACCCTGGTGATATCTCTCTGACATCCATTGTTAGTCAACAGGAGCTTCAAGACAGAAAAGAGGAAGGAGCATTGGAGCAGATCAGGCACTGGGACAAAACCACAACTAGACACACTGAGAATCCTCAGGACTGTCCCTGCTCCAACAGTCCATCACGAGCTAACACAAGTCTGCATTTCCTGATGATTAGCCTGCTCTTACACACTCTGACTTATCAGCCATCTGTGTCACTTTTTATGACACACTCACATCCTGTTCATCTTTAG